The Candidatus Saccharimonadales bacterium genome includes a region encoding these proteins:
- a CDS encoding winged helix-turn-helix domain-containing protein yields MLDVFITSRVRRKIIVIYAKYPDFKTHVRGLAKLIKEDAGNIQRELKRLEKVGFLISEKQGNTKIYYTNKQFAIFKELQSIVLKSQRTTQKKTV; encoded by the coding sequence ATGCTTGACGTATTTATTACATCCAGAGTTCGTCGGAAGATCATTGTTATTTATGCTAAGTATCCTGATTTCAAAACGCATGTCAGAGGCCTGGCCAAATTGATTAAAGAAGACGCCGGCAACATCCAGCGTGAACTGAAACGCCTCGAAAAAGTTGGTTTCCTGATTTCCGAAAAGCAGGGAAACACCAAAATTTATTACACCAATAAGCAATTCGCCATCTTCAAAGAGCTGCAGAGTATTGTCCTCAAGTCGCAGCGCACGACTCAGAAAAAAACTGTTTAA
- the rpsU gene encoding 30S ribosomal protein S21 encodes MIQVTRKDGKESTENLLRRFNRKVQQSGAIAIVKSGQYFEKGISKRDRRTKAIIRQERKNIKVKKIKLGIR; translated from the coding sequence ATGATACAAGTTACACGTAAAGACGGCAAAGAATCAACGGAGAACTTACTCCGACGCTTCAACCGCAAAGTACAGCAGTCCGGCGCTATCGCCATCGTTAAGTCCGGTCAATATTTCGAAAAAGGCATCAGCAAGCGTGATCGCCGCACCAAAGCAATTATTCGCCAGGAACGCAAAAACATCAAGGTCAAGAAGATCAAGCTCGGCATCCGCTAA
- a CDS encoding GatB/YqeY domain-containing protein, whose product MPNTTDTYKVRIDKDLKAAMLAGDKDRVQVLRGLKSAILYVEVAKGARDNGLPEDEVLSILSKEAKKRQESADMYTQGGDSGRADTELQEKQIIEAYLPKQLSEDEISKIVDEIAAANGGITKETMGATIAAVKQKSGGAADGAMIARLVRERIS is encoded by the coding sequence ATGCCAAATACGACCGATACATACAAAGTCCGCATCGACAAAGACCTGAAGGCTGCTATGTTGGCTGGCGACAAGGACCGCGTCCAAGTCCTGCGCGGCCTAAAGAGCGCCATACTATACGTCGAAGTCGCCAAGGGTGCCCGCGACAATGGCCTGCCGGAAGACGAAGTACTAAGCATATTGTCTAAAGAGGCGAAGAAGCGCCAGGAAAGCGCTGATATGTATACCCAAGGTGGAGATTCCGGGCGCGCTGACACCGAGCTCCAGGAAAAGCAAATTATCGAAGCGTACCTGCCAAAGCAGCTGTCTGAAGACGAAATCAGCAAGATCGTCGATGAAATCGCTGCCGCAAACGGCGGTATTACAAAAGAAACTATGGGCGCGACGATTGCAGCCGTCAAACAAAAATCTGGCGGTGCGGCTGATGGCGCCATGATCGCACGGCTGGTCCGGGAGC